The Thalassophryne amazonica chromosome 8, fThaAma1.1, whole genome shotgun sequence genome includes a window with the following:
- the LOC117515102 gene encoding transmembrane protein 80-like isoform X2, which translates to MIIYKSYVLSYPDATLACDVCLLFLLAALEALRLFFGVKGNLMEENSYVIANLFLTGTTIVLAVYYLAWQAYVLRADAIISSILLVAYGLSGLLASITVTRFVSAYS; encoded by the exons GCTACGTGCTGAGCTACCCTGATGCCACCCTGGCCTGTGATGTCTGCCTGCTGTTCCTGCTGGCTGCTCTGGAGGCTCTGCGTCTTTTCTTTG GTGTGAAGGGCAACCTCATGGAGGAGAACAGCTATGTTATAGCTAACCTTTTCCTGACAGGAACAACCATCGTGCTGGCAGTCTACTACCTGGCCTGGCAGGCCTACGTGCTGCGCGCTGATGCTATCATCAGTAGCATCTTGCTGGTTGCCTACGGCCTGAGCGGACTGCTGGCTTCCATCACTGTAACCCGTTTTGTCAG tgCTTATTCATGA
- the LOC117515102 gene encoding transmembrane protein 80-like isoform X1, whose amino-acid sequence MIIYKSVCFSTGYVLSYPDATLACDVCLLFLLAALEALRLFFGVKGNLMEENSYVIANLFLTGTTIVLAVYYLAWQAYVLRADAIISSILLVAYGLSGLLASITVTRFVSAYS is encoded by the exons GCTACGTGCTGAGCTACCCTGATGCCACCCTGGCCTGTGATGTCTGCCTGCTGTTCCTGCTGGCTGCTCTGGAGGCTCTGCGTCTTTTCTTTG GTGTGAAGGGCAACCTCATGGAGGAGAACAGCTATGTTATAGCTAACCTTTTCCTGACAGGAACAACCATCGTGCTGGCAGTCTACTACCTGGCCTGGCAGGCCTACGTGCTGCGCGCTGATGCTATCATCAGTAGCATCTTGCTGGTTGCCTACGGCCTGAGCGGACTGCTGGCTTCCATCACTGTAACCCGTTTTGTCAG tgCTTATTCATGA